One window of Streptomyces sp. NBC_00273 genomic DNA carries:
- a CDS encoding FxsB family cyclophane-forming radical SAM/SPASM peptide maturase: protein MRRAVTSGTPLPAPGAPDPTPHADPTGPPAPAARGDAGTAGHADARPAGHAGARPAPHADAVVAQRLVHARYAPWPYTRLDVAAARAAGHRPHPIRQFVLKTRSRCNLACTYCYVYEMADQGWRDQPTAMTPATTARAAQRIAEHAAAHDLPRIDLVLHGGEPLLTAPARLAAPVDAVRAAVAGAAPRTRVTATVQTNGTLLTRGRLAALAAAGIRVGVSLDGGLPVHNTRRVDHAGRPGFASAARGLRLLARHPQSYAGVLCVVDLDHDPVETYESLLAFAPPSIGLLLPLANWSAPPPGHHPDRTPYADWLLAVFERWWHDGVRRTRIRLFEEIIALLLGLPTTTETLGLTPAATAVIETDGSIEQADSLKSAYEGAAATGMTLDTHSFDQLLDHPGLAARQLGRDALAARCRACELVEVCGGGHYPHRYRAGEGFRQPSVYCTDLQPLIRHIAAAVQRAAQTAGTAVQAPATQAPAVHPPAVAS from the coding sequence ATGCGGCGAGCGGTCACGAGCGGAACCCCGCTGCCCGCACCCGGCGCCCCCGACCCCACCCCGCACGCCGACCCCACCGGGCCCCCCGCCCCTGCCGCACGCGGCGACGCGGGTACTGCCGGGCACGCCGACGCGCGTCCCGCCGGGCACGCCGGTGCACGTCCCGCCCCGCACGCCGACGCGGTGGTCGCCCAACGGCTGGTCCACGCCCGGTACGCGCCCTGGCCCTACACCCGGCTCGACGTGGCCGCCGCGCGGGCCGCCGGCCACCGACCCCACCCGATCCGCCAGTTCGTCCTCAAGACCCGCAGCCGCTGCAACCTCGCCTGCACCTACTGCTACGTCTACGAGATGGCCGACCAGGGCTGGCGCGACCAGCCGACCGCCATGACCCCCGCCACCACCGCCCGCGCCGCGCAGCGGATCGCCGAGCACGCCGCCGCCCACGACCTGCCCCGGATCGACCTCGTCCTGCACGGCGGCGAACCGCTGCTCACCGCCCCCGCCCGGCTGGCCGCGCCGGTCGACGCCGTCCGGGCCGCCGTGGCCGGGGCCGCCCCGCGCACCCGCGTCACCGCCACCGTCCAGACCAACGGCACCCTGCTCACCCGCGGCCGCCTCGCCGCCCTGGCCGCCGCCGGGATCCGCGTCGGCGTCAGCCTCGACGGCGGCCTGCCCGTGCACAACACCCGTCGGGTGGACCACGCCGGACGGCCCGGTTTCGCGTCCGCCGCCCGCGGCCTGCGACTGCTGGCCCGCCATCCGCAGAGCTACGCCGGGGTGCTCTGCGTCGTCGATCTCGACCACGACCCGGTGGAGACCTACGAGTCCCTGCTCGCCTTCGCCCCGCCCAGCATCGGGCTGCTCCTGCCGCTCGCGAACTGGAGCGCCCCGCCCCCCGGCCACCACCCGGACCGGACCCCGTACGCGGACTGGCTCCTCGCCGTCTTCGAACGCTGGTGGCACGACGGCGTACGGCGCACCCGGATCCGGCTCTTCGAGGAGATCATCGCCCTGTTGCTCGGCCTGCCCACCACCACCGAGACCCTCGGGCTCACGCCCGCCGCCACCGCCGTGATCGAGACCGACGGCTCCATCGAACAGGCCGACTCACTGAAATCCGCGTACGAGGGGGCCGCCGCGACCGGGATGACCCTCGACACCCACAGCTTCGACCAGCTCCTCGACCACCCCGGACTCGCCGCCCGCCAGCTCGGCCGGGACGCGCTCGCCGCCCGGTGCCGTGCCTGCGAGCTGGTCGAGGTGTGCGGCGGAGGGCACTACCCGCACCGCTACCGTGCCGGTGAGGGCTTCCGCCAGCCGTCCGTGTACTGCACCGACCTCCAGCCGCTGATCCGGCACATCGCCGCCGCCGTCCAACGGGCCGCGCAGACCGCCGGGACCGCCGTCCAAGCCCCCGCGACCCAAGCCCCCGCCGTCCACCCCCCGGCGGTCGCCTCATGA
- the fxsA gene encoding FxSxx-COOH cyclophane-containing RiPP peptide: MVTKQQEVAAATPECPGRLPDLSGLDLAALRGIDHPVLAGVIEGMVERVTHPAEILNAFDSSVA, from the coding sequence ATGGTGACGAAGCAGCAGGAAGTGGCGGCGGCGACCCCGGAATGTCCGGGGCGGCTGCCGGATCTCTCCGGGCTGGACCTGGCGGCGCTGCGCGGGATCGACCATCCCGTGCTGGCCGGGGTGATCGAGGGCATGGTCGAGCGGGTGACCCATCCCGCGGAGATCCTCAACGCCTTCGACTCCAGCGTGGCCTGA